From the Euphorbia lathyris chromosome 6, ddEupLath1.1, whole genome shotgun sequence genome, one window contains:
- the LOC136234052 gene encoding inactive poly [ADP-ribose] polymerase RCD1-like, which translates to MDSKIAKVLGSNRRVIHGLKRKRASSGAVYSAGASRILSPEWSTVNFSTHKPVKRQRLPETQTKHVTCGYRSRKSLLRCYSNFTRSGVPERLMYYKNGEWSNFPQDVIALHMKDLQQKKPVIEIEVEGHRFVLDFLHMFRLDMKTGSQKPIAWIDESGSCFFPEIYPDDEEPYACCQHNCVNSQEIETDGPHEIKLQLEIDIKGIDQCKLKESSGESNSLAKHIQIAQKPVNDSYVAELEDSCNRMTDEKVDEAVEENQHIKNKVVIGNDLCNDSLDSEHVRKWFLTGVNSFGVVNMISIDRCSSVSMEYRLELFQKQIELTNKCRGDANIRYAWLATSKRLISTILSYGLGHCGQSIMKSKYGIGVHLSAANCSDTSAKFCDVDENGVRHMVFCRVIMGNMELVQPGSRQCHPSSESFDSGTDDLQNPSAYVVWNMNMNTHIYPEFIVSFKISSSAEEFVGSATKHAVSGITASSQGAQQNLAMDASTVDLNLPATDLGIKSELASESGGSLGKASSLGSSSTRVPKSPYMPFRMLFAALSNKVPSEYMEQVVTHYELFQAKKVSREDFIKRLRFIVGDVLLRSTITSLQCKVPMKYVVQKPTAEG; encoded by the exons ATGGACTCCAAGATCGCAAAGGTATTGGGTAGTAATCGTAGAGTTATACATGGACTGAAGAGGAAGCGAGCATCCAGTGGTGCTGTATATAGTGCTGGAGCTTCCCGCATCCTGTCACCTGAGTGGTCCACTGTGAATTTTTCAACTCACAAACCTGTGAAACGACAGAGACTGCCTGAAACCCAAACCAAGCATGTGACCTGTGGGTATCGTTCTAGGAAATCTTTGCTCCGGTGCTATTCAAATTTTACAAGGAGTGGTGTGCCAGAGCGTCTTATGTACTATAAAAATGGGGAATGGAGTAACTTTCCTCAAGATGTTATTGCTTTACATATGAAGGATCTTCAACAGAAGAAGCCTGTTATTGAAATAGAGGTAGAGGGACATCGTTTTGTCCTGGATTTCTTGCATATGTTTCGACTGGACATGAAGACCGGTTCACAGAAGCCAATTGCGTGGATTGATGAATCAGGTAGTTGCTTCTTTCCAGAAATTTatcctgatgatgaggagccaTATGCCTGCTGCCAACATAATTGTGTCAACAGTCAAGAGATTGAGACGGATGGCCCTCACGAGATCAAGCTGCAGCTTGAAATTGACATAAAAGGTATTGATCAATGCAAGTTGAAGGAGTCTAGTGGAGAGTCGAATTCTCTCGCCAAGCATATTCAGATTGCTCAAAAACCTGTGAACGATAGCTATGTCGCAGAACTAGAGGATAGCTGTAACAGGATGACTGATGAAAAAGTTGATGAGGCTGTTGAGGAAAATCAGcatattaaaaacaaagtagTTATTGGAAATGACCTTTGTAATGACAGCTTGGATTCTGAACATGTTAGGAAGTGGTTTCTTACAGGCGTGAACTCTTTCGGTGTTGTCAACATGATTTCTATAGATCGCTGCTCTAGTGTTTCTATGGAATATCGATTGGAACTTTTCCAAAAGCAGATCGAATTGACAAACAAATGCCGAGGGGATGCAAATATTCGATATGCTTGGCTTGCTACGTCCAAAAGATTAATTTCTACCATCTTATCATATGGACTGGGACATTGTGGACAATCTATAATGAAGTCCAAATATGGCATTGGTGTCCATCTCTCTGCAGCAAACTGCAGCGACACCAG TGCAAAATTTTGTGATGTTGACGAAAATGGAGTTAGACACATGGTATTTTGTCGTGTTATAATGGGAAACATGGAACTTGTTCAGCCTGGGAGTCGGCAATGTCATCCCAGTAGCGAGAGCTTTGATAGTGGCACGGATGATCTTCAAAATCCGAGTGCATATGTAGTTTGGAATATGAATATGAACACCCACATTTATCCAGAATTTATTGTTAGTTTCAAGATCTCTTCTAGCGCTGAAG AGTTTGTTGGAAGTGCGACTAAGCATGCTGTTTCTGGAATAACTGCATCCTCACAAGGTGCTCAACAAAATTTAGCCATGGATGCCTCTACTGTTGATCTGAACTTGCCAGCCACTGATCTG GGAATCAAAAGTGAACTGGCATCGGAATCTGGAGGATCATTAGGAAAAGCTTCTAGTCTTGGTTCAAGCAGTACAAGGGTTCCTAAATCTCCTTATATGCCTTTCCGAATGTTGTTTGCCGCACTTTCAAATAAAGTTCCAAGTGAATACATGGAACAAGTTGTCACTCATTATGAACTGTTTCAG GCAAAGAAGGTAAGCAGAGAAGATTTCATCAAAAGGTTGAGATTCATAGTTGGGGATGTGTTACTGAGATCAACAATAACAAGTCTTCAGTGCAAG GTGCCAATGAAGTATGTGGTTCAAAAGCCAACTGCAGAGGGTTAG